A window of Magallana gigas chromosome 8, xbMagGiga1.1, whole genome shotgun sequence genomic DNA:
tttttttaggccCATGCTTTTATCATTTAAGTTTCATGGTCCTTTTGTTACCTGAAACACACTGAAATTAGTAGATTtgtaccatatatatttgagcATGACGTACCTTAATTCTGCGGCGTGTCTTGTCTATCATTTCAGATTCATTCTTCAtgtgtaaaaaagaaatacacatAGAAGTTATACTTATTTACTGAGTTTAAATTGCACTATAAATTTTGAGTGCAATGATTTATGTATTAAGTTTATGGTAAATACAGTTCTTTTTGTGTTCTTACATGTTCTGACATCCATCTCGACTCATTCCATACTTAAagcaaatctctctctctctctctctctctctctctctctctaataaaATCTAATAAATTTGAATGTACTCTGTGTCTTGATATTGGTTTTATATTTACTCTGTTTAGGTTTTTAATAACAAAGGACACTTTGTTTATTTGCTAGTTTTAAGATGGTGTGTAATCTCAGAAGCCGAACAAAAGAAATGTCAGGATCTGAAAAAAGTGGCTGCAAGCATGTACGCCAATAGAGTACCAAGCTACGAGGTCATTCCACTGATAGAATGTGTTCTGGGAAAAGACGTGTAAgtaaaaaatattccaaaaaatcaaaacttcttGATTTTGCTTAATTAATATAGGACACCTTTAATACCTTTAACTGAATGATAATTAACCTATATACCACTGAATCATGTAGATATTGATTCTATAGATGTTAtttgtgtaatggaattacTGTTTTGAATACCAGGTATAACTGCATGGAGAAGATCCAGGACAATGATGCTGATATCATGGCCCTTGACACAGGACAGGCCTACTTTGGAGGGAGGTACTACAACATGATGCCCTTCCTAGCAGAGAAATACAGCCCAGGGGGCGCAGGTAGGACGATAAGTAAAAAGTTCATCTTCTTACAAAGGGTTAACAGAAGTCATCAagatttgttgttgttgattttaaatatattgtaataacAATGAAATGGTTGATGTTATAGGTACAGGTACAGGAGATGGAATGAACTACTATGCTGTAATAGTTGCCAAGAGAGGATCACAGTTTAATGTCTTTCAACTGCAGGACAAAAGGGCTTGTTTCCCAGGTAATTCTTTGCCTTTGCTTTCTCACTGTATGGAATATTACAGTTCTAAATGTCACCATTAAATGGTAATTTCCATCCCATTTTGTGCTATGAGAacaattgatattaattttgtagTGAGTTTTTGATACTTCTGTGAAATTCTTTCTACTTTTTGTAACATAAGAACAATATCTTTGAGTTTTGCAATGAATCAGTATTTTGAATCTGCTGTGAAATATTGAAACATGATTTACAACTCATTGGTTCATTTTCAGGGGTTGGAACTGCAGCTGGATGGCTCTATCCTATTGGTGAATTTGTAAAGAAGAACGGTCAGACCAACATCATGCAGGTGACAGAATGTAACGCCATTGTTAAAACCGCCACCAACTTCTTCAAGTCCATGTGCTTGCCAGGAGCCCTGACATCTTTTTATAACCCGTTCGGTAAGCTGGTAGCCATTACTCTGAAATCTGCAGATGGCTCAATACGTGAAGTTGAATAAATTCAACTCATtgcttaaaatattcaaaagtagACAGAGTTTTATTCCtagatttgtaataaaaatattccagatataaaacaaaacttaactgcaaaattacaaattacCTATTTTACTTAGGAAACAATCCAGCGAGAATTTGTGAGTTATGTTCTGGGTTCTTGGAAAAGAAATGCTCGACTGACGACCCATTTGCTGGATATGACGGAGCATTTAAATGTATGTCGGAGGACGCCGGGGATGTGGCCTTCCTGAGACATGACACCGTGGCACAGATGGCCATGAACTCCAGCTATATGCCTGATgtaagtagtacatgtatatctcagAGAGATGGCCATAAACTTCAGCTTTATGCTTGATTTAGTAAAGACTCATGAAGCTAAATGTATGAAGAGTTTATACATAAATCTGAGAAATAGACTGGGGGGGGCACTTTTTGCCTGATGAATGTTCATGTGATGGGTGTCTATGTCCTATGTCTGAGACATAGGCCTTTGGCAACAACAATACATGTCAGATGTTTGTTCATGTTTATACACGTACTATATCTGGGCTTAAGGTTGACATAAATGTCAATGTAACAATGTCTACAGTACATGCGAATAAATTTCGTGAACTAGCTGTTACAATAGCATGTTTAACACCATGTTTCTTTCCAGAACTATGAGTTGCTGTGTCCCAATGGGATGCGAGTGCCCGTGACAGATTATATGACCTGTAACTATGGATCCATCCCTGCCAACACTGTAATGACCTCCTCATTGAAAACCAAACCAGAGGTGGACGTCTACAAGAACTTCCTGCTGAAAGCTGCACAATGGTTTGGTCCCAGCGGACAGTACAGGAACCAGTTTGATATGTTTAGCTCCCAGCCCTGGGGATACTTTAACCGTAGAAATCTGCTATTTACGGACAGCACACAGACACTGGTGGATGTTGGAGAGAAAAACACTTACTACAGTTGGGTTGGTGAGTTGAAAATCTTAGGAACTCAGCTTTATACCTACACATGTTTACCAGTATATGCCTTCTACCCTCAAGCTTGTTAAAGTTGTTTCCCAAAACTACCAATTGCCTTCTTGTGTGAAAGTGTTCAGTCTGCCATCATCTGAGGCCTTATCTGCCATTGTTTGGAATCCACATAGCTCTCTTTTGACATTTGTCTGCTTGAGCATAAAGTGTTGTAAACTTGTATTGATGTGTAATATTTTGCCACCGTTGTTTAAATATGTGAAATATACAATCTCTGTGTACATAGAgcataaaatgttaataaactGTTAGATACAATTAAACCAAAGGTCATATGCAAAGGTCAATCTCTGGCAATGATTTATGCTGATGGATCAACAATTTCAGTATTAAGCTACAATTTACAAGGTATTCTCTTTTCAAGCAGCTATGGCCAGATGAAAGATGGTTGTACGTTTTAGGCAGTGGTTGCAATGAAATGGCCTAGctctttttaaatgtaattttcagCTCATGAGccattaattatttcttttgcTAGATAATGACTTCTATCAGATAATGGAGTACCACAATGCCTGCCCCTTGATAACAGCCCGACTCTGCGTCATCTCCAAGCAAGAGAAGAAGAAGTGCGAGAAGATGATGATGGCCTTTAACGCCAAGGACTTGCGTCCAAGTCTGGACTGCATCAAAGGGAAGGGAACGGACGACTGCATGAAGCTGATATCCAAGGGAGACGCAGATATGGTGATGTTGGACCCCGGGGATGTGTACTTAGCAGGAAAGTAGGTCAAATTGCAAACGTTCACTCTAGATCAAGACTGGTAATTTggaatcaattttgttttgtttttttttaaagtaaaaaaggTAAAACTACCATGACTCTGTAGATCAAAACTGTTAATTTGgaatcaattaattttatttaaaaaaaaaaatttaaaaaggcaCAATTATTATGACTGTCCTaatgagtatatatatatattttttttaaaaaaaagataaaattcaaACTATGACACActgcaaattttatttcaaaattagcattatttaaaatttttgatgaACAGGAAATATGGCTTGGAGCCATTTGTGGTTGAGGACTATGGGAATATGAATGCCTCCGTCCATGTGGTAGCTGTGGCCAGAAAGAGAGACCACTATATGACGTTGTTCAACCTCAAAAGTAAGTTCTCCTCTGAAAAGTTATCAAGCGTTTTTGCATGAATATATagcatatgaaattaatttcattgaattcaaTAGCAACCTTATAAATAGCTTATTTTGGTAATTTGTTACTAtcaaagataataaaaaaacccattaacaACATCAGTAAAAAGAAAATGGAGTGTTACAAAcataatttacatgcatttggATACTAAAAATGTTTTCCTCATTGTAGAGAAAAGAGCTTGTTTGCCAGGAATTGGTCGGGGAGACGGATGGATCATCCCAATGAATATCTTTATTGAAACAGAGCAGTTCATTCCGCAGCACTGTACCCTCTTTGAAAATCTGGGTAAATGTCTCTAATCAAATAAAGCTAAGATGATTCTGAGCTCTCTTAAGatgcatatttaaaatatgatatgtaCAATATGCAATGGTAGTATGCCCAAAGCAAGAAAACCCAATTTGAAAATGACTTGAGATGAAAaggaatacattttaaaatagcAATTGAATTACTGCAATAATCTTCCtaattagattttaattttagctaAGCTGTCTTAATAGTAGAGCAAGTGTTGACAGATGGTATCTTTAAAGTAATTCATTATATTGTCAGTAAaagtttgtttcattttatttctatttgacTGACTTATCCTGCTTTGTTTGGTCGACAGGTCAGCTGTTTATCCATTCCTGTATCCCTGGGGCTATGGACAAGGACTACAACCCCAACCAGAAGCCGGTCAGTCTGTGCGAGGGCTGCGCAGCGGGCGGCTTCAGAAAGTGTCAGAGAACCAGTGAGGACCAGTACTTCAGCTCCAGCGGGGCATTCCGCTGTCTCACTGAGAGTGAGTCTAGAGGATCCATTATTGTTCATTCACTAATATATAATCATGGtggcttgattttttttattggatttcATGGGTACCACTCATTGACATCCTGATATAGAATTATCAAACACCATCtttattctttctttatatCATGGGAGCACAAAGTTATACCCCTACAAATCTGTTAAAAACTGGAAGgcccccctcccccttcaaaaaaaaaaatgtgctcaCATAAATTGAAATGTAAACCAAATTGATATTTCGTTTTTACTGAACAAAAGATTAACTTTTAATCTTCGCTTTTGTAAGTGATATGCAATAAAAAAGgtgattttttcaatattttttttttacagagggTGGAGATATTGCGTTTGTGAAACATCTGACAGTACGTGGCAATACTGATGGTAGGAGACAGTCCTACTGGGCCCGAAACAGGCGTTCTGATGACTACGAGTTGATGTGTAAAGATGGCCGCAGAACCCATATTGATGACTGGGAGAACTGTCACCTCGGCCAGATTCCTGCCAGCGCCATGGTTACAGCCAGTAAGTAATGCTTTTGATAAAGCGGGATGACAAGTGTATTGTTTGTAACTGTGTACACAACTTCATATATTCCAGTGTTTAATTCTAGtcttttataagaaataattttttttttaattttcagagtACAAGAGTGAACAGGATAGAACCATATTTTGGCAGCTGTTAAACTATGGTCAACAATTCTTTTCCTCAGACATGTAAGTATTGCACTTTAAGTCAGTCACATATCACTAAAATTTAAACTTGCTGTATGTTATAATTTTGGgtagatttattttttgacTGAGTTTTCTCCCTTTGGTTCATAGTGAAGGAGACTTCCATTTATTTGATTCTGGGACTTGGTACAATGATCTGATATTTTCCGACGACGCTGTGCGATTAATGAGGCTGGACAAGAGCATGCAGGATTACAGGAATTACCTGGGTCAGGACTTTATCAACAAGGTGGAAAACCTGCACAAGTACACCTGTGTTCCAGTCAAACCCAGCAAAAAAAGCTCCTCGTCACACACTTCCATCTCTCTCCTACTACTGGCAGCCATATTCATACTCCAATTGGTtgtgtaacatacatgtatgctggTGACTTCAACAACAAAgtgataaaacatatttcatggaTGAAAGTTGTGATGAAAGTGTGTCTTTCAGAAATGTATCTGTCTTATATGTATATCATTGTCATTATTACTGTGTAATTgtgaggattttttaaaaacattttatatcaatCAATTGCAAGAAGCATGTGTAGTTACATTGTATATTCATTACGTTATAACCACTGTATTATATCTCTATTACCCCCTTTTTAATCTTTAATGTCATGGAGTTGAAGAATGAGGAAAAAACCACAAGTCCCACATGGTGCATTCTTCCTCCAAAACACCTCATTCAGGGAAAGGTTGTGCATTTTGTTGTAAATTACTTATATTATATACCCACTACCCACACTGTGTCCATACTGCACTTACTACAAGTAGATAGATATAGGTTTAGTTTTTAACCAAAGATTTGATcgaaatcatttaaaatccaattttttttttgttcgatACTCTGACATCATATAGGCTCAAACTCTTTTGTTAATCTGGCAATGATTTTTATGTAGGATTTCTAGAGGTATGTTTGTACAagtgtgtttttccattaatttGTATCAGGTGCCATTTATATGCTTTGTACATTCCTAGATATGAATGCTAATATTTTATACAAGAGAGTGTACAGTCATTGAGAGAATGAGAGAGTGCTTATTTGTAAATACTTGTatctatttttatacaaatcattttttatttcgaaTGTACTTGACATGTatgcaaatattttgtattttaggaGAGtgtaatgaattgtattttatgatgatTATCCAGTAATTAATATAAACTGAGTTTTTCATTAACTAGTACTGGCTTATACCAAAGAGTTTGGTTTAAGTTCTTTTTCTCTAAAATCTAATTTATGAACAAATTTAGAAATTCATGAAGATGTTAACTGTCTTTATACTGGAAATTTCAACTGGACACAAATAAACTGAAAAACTTAAGATCTTGACTGGTTTTCATTCCATTTATAGAGGAAATGTTAAGAGCCTCAATGATGAGACTCTTGAAGATGTCATGATTACcatggaatcattagatttcatggtggctcaattttcatggaattaatccacgaattaacatcctccatgaattaataaattggtTCTATAGTGTCACATTTCTTCTGCAGGTATAAGTTGATAcacaaaattacatccccatgaacctgtaaaattttaggaatccacgaaaattggcctccatgaattctaatgattctaTAGTACATATACAGTCATTGTTGTAGATTATGGCACATGCTAAATACATCCCAAAAAGCATATGAACAAGTCCAATGTGTACCGGTAGATATTTACaggttaaaaacaaatttgcaCTCTTAAATGTTTATACCATTACACACTGTACAGACAATGCATGATTTGTTTGTAATTTCTTTCACGATACTTCCATCAGAAGTAAGAGAATTAGAACCAAAGTTATATCCAGTAAATACTGTACAATGATAAATACAAGTCAATAAACAGAATTTATTTTGGCACATGTCACACACATTATTTTCTGTAACTGCATTAgtataaaagtataaaataacaaccaatgaaaatatgaataaattaatatatatacatgtgaatACAATTTTAACTGTAGGGAATGTTACTATTAACATTTTCTAGTATTCTACATTAGTTTTTCTAATTGTTTGCAATTAAAAAAGATGATTGCGTAGATGCACACAGGTAAAATGGATGTTATAAAGTTCAACATGGTGGGAAGAAAATCAAGCATCTTTTATGTTTTTCTCTTATCCAAAATGTCATCAATATCATGGATGACTTTGGAAGTCTTCAGTAATGCTTCCCTTACCGAATCAAATCCTTGCATCATTTCAAGATTACTAGAAAATGGCCCAGACTGGCTTCTGCTAATGCTGCTGTGTTGACTCTGCATTGACATGTGACTATTGTCTTGAGTTCTGATTGGATAACTTGAATGCAATATGTGACTATTGTCTTGTGCCCTGAATGGATAATTTGAATTTGAGGCACTAGGAGGAGAAAAATGAACATGGAGTTGGCTCCTTGAGTGTGTGTTCTGCTGCAACGACAAAGTTTGTGAGGCACTGAGATAAGTTTCATGCTGCTCTTGACCTCTCATCTGGTCCATGCTTCCTGCTGCCTGCTTCATTCCTCCTTTTGATCTGGCACTGTGTTCATTTCCACCATCTCCTCTCGGAGTGGTATGGTCAACAATGTCTAGGAGCTGTGTCAGGAATCATAAAATTCATAAGAgagtttaaaattaatacaggtagataaaaaaaatttataccgtatacagggaaatattcgcccctattttattttcgcccctttcgccctcgttatTGGCGagtgaatttaagactgggcaaattctTATATCTCAAACTATCATTATTCACAATTttgtctgggcaaattcaagatggggcgAAAACGTTTGCAAATAAAATAGGGCAAAGataacacagggcgaaaatatccctgtatacagtataaatCTGGTATTATCAAGattgagtacatgtattaaaatgttaattctTGCAAAGGATAcagttaaaacatttaattttttgcagCTCCCTGTGTACCATCCTGaaagaacaattataaaatacaaCTTTACACAAAGGAAATTCAAATCTTTCGACCTGATTTAGATTAAAGAgtagaataaaaatacaaaatgtacaaaGTGGTTTTTTCATGTGTACATACTGCTCATCAGTTTGTTGTTGCTGCCATTTGGTGTAAAATTCTTTTCTCTGGGAGGGAAGGCTATTTACCCACAAACTCCATTCAATAGCTGCATCTGTATACCTTAAATATCAAAGAAGCcatttgttgattaaataatgcatgaaaacttACAAATGTACCACTTATGTATCAAAACTGAAGGTGTGAGTGGTGGGACTGAATCTTATACACATTAAAAGGAACACATTACACAAACTtttcatatgaaatttgttgggatcatttttcactgattgctTCTGACAAATTGAATTTTGTGGAAACACATACTTCTTTAAAGAATTATCACTTTTAGGTACATAACTTGTTTGTACAGGGTATACAAGAAATCTATTTATTATGagttggtacatgtactgtggtGCTTCAGTGGCACTAATCATAATGTCTTACTTTCTGTATAGTCCTGGTTTTTTGACATCCACCACTTGGTACTGGCCATTAGGAAGAAGAAGTTTACAAAACCCCTCCCTTAAATCTGCATTCACCTTCAGTGCAGTGGGCATACCTCCCTCTCCATTGCTCTGACACTAAAAATGACACAATATGTTTCACCAAGAATTGGTTTTCATATGTCATAAACAATACTTACTCAAAAGTTAAAAGTGCATATACATATCAACTTAAACTGAGAATAAAATACTTTCGATTGAATTCATTTTCTAAGGACTAAGATATCCATATATATTGTGctattttagtttattttggATAAATGTGCTTGAACTTTGTTGCACATACCCAGGTACATATAACATCATGTTTACTTTTCTAGAAATTAGAGAAAGTGACCATTGTTAAAGAAATCTATAATAATTTCATTCTTAATCTCTCTAGATTCTGTCTCTTTTTTAACAACCTGTTGACTATGGATCCCTTCACTGTGCTGGATACAACACTCGAGCCTCTTGGAGAAGTCGCACCACATGTCTAGGGATGTACGATCATTGAACACAATTCGCACATGCCCACTGGAGAAGGCGGTGAATCTCCCATAGTCGGGGATGGTACACTCCTCTAGTACACTGGTGGGGAGCAGATCTATCACCAGGGACTGTTgctaaaaacaaataaatccaaaattttcaatttcattactCTAGCCAAGGATTTACGACCACAAGCATTTTGTTATATTCTTTGGCAGGCAAAGATGAGCTGTCAATAACAGAAGAACAAAGTCTAACTTGCCTGTTACCTGGTAATTTGTATAccggtattacatgtacaaaaaagaACATTTACCTCATTCTACAATGCTTGTGGACTAATCTTcaagataaaattattttttgtgcaaTAAAAATCCTTATCTATCCAATATAAGTCTACActtatctttattttacctTCCAGCAACAGACATCTGCCTTTGTCAGAATCTTGTCCTCTTGATTAGCTTGATTATAGAACCTGAGAAGAAGTCATAACATATTGTGACAAGGTGTTATACATTTGCATATTCTACATAATCTTGAAAAGtgacaaaaatatcttaataacTAATGCAAACTCCTTATATTAAGCTAGTTCTTAATTCCACGATCACATTGTTCtgtatcaaatcgcaagaatataaaatcacaagtGCGGAACATTTATCCATATTTGTTATAATTCCCAACTGtcaaaaaaaaagtaaagttttaaaatccgcaaggggtgcttcttgcgattttacgtGGATATAAATCCCTTGTGtctaattaggaatttacagtaatctGTTTTAACCACCCAATTTTGTTTCTATAttcttttaagattttaaaaggtGTACAAGTTTACCTGTAGGCTCTTTTGATCAACTTCTCCACACTGTACAGAGTGCCTGGGGTTGGAGGGGGCAATGCTTTGATCGAGTAACTCCTTTCTTCCACCTCACTCTTATTCAGAAATACATAATAACACTTCAAAAACTGAATTTTAGTAAATCAATTACCAACAATTACCAAAAACTACAATTTTAGGTGATTTAAAGACAAATTCttcatattataataaataaatctacAATATCTTTATTAGTCGCAACTTTCTGGAACATTAAAACTTAGTTTTAGgccaaaacaaaataaatggcGAGCTTCTCAGGTAAAGCCCCATATTGTGAAATGCTGTAgcattgataaattttattgtcattGAAAATGAGACTATCTTAATCTTTCAAATTCAAACTcaaattttagtaaaaaaaattattccccttttcaatttTGCAATAACCTGTCTTCAGCATTACCAGTACtggtatattttttcaatttttggccCAAGAAACTACCGAGTAAAGATGaacttttttattcaaagaaagttaataaattttatcttatttatctACCCTGTCTCCATAGGGACTGAGGTGTTTGTAGTAGAGACCTTTGACCCCCTGTGACACAATAACGCTCCCGTCTCCTGGGTAGATCTCAAGTACTCTGGTGGAGGAGAGCTGCAAAATTCTAGAATAAAAGATTCTACAATTAGCAGACTTAAAATCACCaatagaagtttttttaaa
This region includes:
- the LOC105334394 gene encoding transferrin 2 isoform X2, with translation MGTNICVTFFAFLCLIALSNAQTQFLRWCVISEAEQKKCQDLKKVAASMYANRVPSYEVIPLIECVLGKDVYNCMEKIQDNDADIMALDTGQAYFGGRYYNMMPFLAEKYSPGGAGTGTGDGMNYYAVIVAKRGSQFNVFQLQDKRACFPGVGTAAGWLYPIGEFVKKNGQTNIMQVTECNAIVKTATNFFKSMCLPGALTSFYNPFGKNPARICELCSGFLEKKCSTDDPFAGYDGAFKCMSEDAGDVAFLRHDTVAQMAMNSSYMPDNYELLCPNGMRVPVTDYMTCNYGSIPANTVMTSSLKTKPEVDVYKNFLLKAAQWFGPSGQYRNQFDMFSSQPWGYFNRRNLLFTDSTQTLVDVGEKNTYYSWVDNDFYQIMEYHNACPLITARLCVISKQEKKKCEKMMMAFNAKDLRPSLDCIKGKGTDDCMKLISKGDADMVMLDPGDVYLAGKKYGLEPFVVEDYGNMNASVHVVAVARKRDHYMTLFNLKKKRACLPGIGRGDGWIIPMNIFIETEQFIPQHCTLFENLGQLFIHSCIPGAMDKDYNPNQKPVSLCEGCAAGGFRKCQRTSEDQYFSSSGAFRCLTEKGGDIAFVKHLTVRGNTDGRRQSYWARNRRSDDYELMCKDGRRTHIDDWENCHLGQIPASAMVTAKYKSEQDRTIFWQLLNYGQQFFSSDIEGDFHLFDSGTWYNDLIFSDDAVRLMRLDKSMQDYRNYLGQDFINKVENLHKYTCVPVKPSKKSSSSHTSISLLLLAAIFILQLVV
- the LOC105334394 gene encoding transferrin 2 isoform X3 gives rise to the protein MGTNICVTFFAFLCLIALSNAQTQFLRWCVISEAEQKKCQDLKKVAASMYANRVPSYEVIPLIECVLGKDVYNCMEKIQDNDADIMALDTGQAYFGGRYYNMMPFLAEKYSPGGAGTGDGMNYYAVIVAKRGSQFNVFQLQDKRACFPGVGTAAGWLYPIGEFVKKNGQTNIMQVTECNAIVKTATNFFKSMCLPGALTSFYNPFGNNPARICELCSGFLEKKCSTDDPFAGYDGAFKCMSEDAGDVAFLRHDTVAQMAMNSSYMPDNYELLCPNGMRVPVTDYMTCNYGSIPANTVMTSSLKTKPEVDVYKNFLLKAAQWFGPSGQYRNQFDMFSSQPWGYFNRRNLLFTDSTQTLVDVGEKNTYYSWVDNDFYQIMEYHNACPLITARLCVISKQEKKKCEKMMMAFNAKDLRPSLDCIKGKGTDDCMKLISKGDADMVMLDPGDVYLAGKKYGLEPFVVEDYGNMNASVHVVAVARKRDHYMTLFNLKKKRACLPGIGRGDGWIIPMNIFIETEQFIPQHCTLFENLGQLFIHSCIPGAMDKDYNPNQKPVSLCEGCAAGGFRKCQRTSEDQYFSSSGAFRCLTEKGGDIAFVKHLTVRGNTDGRRQSYWARNRRSDDYELMCKDGRRTHIDDWENCHLGQIPASAMVTAKYKSEQDRTIFWQLLNYGQQFFSSDIEGDFHLFDSGTWYNDLIFSDDAVRLMRLDKSMQDYRNYLGQDFINKVENLHKYTCVPVKPSKKSSSSHTSISLLLLAAIFILQLVV
- the LOC105334394 gene encoding transferrin 2 isoform X1 is translated as MGTNICVTFFAFLCLIALSNAQTQFLRWCVISEAEQKKCQDLKKVAASMYANRVPSYEVIPLIECVLGKDVYNCMEKIQDNDADIMALDTGQAYFGGRYYNMMPFLAEKYSPGGAGTGTGDGMNYYAVIVAKRGSQFNVFQLQDKRACFPGVGTAAGWLYPIGEFVKKNGQTNIMQVTECNAIVKTATNFFKSMCLPGALTSFYNPFGNNPARICELCSGFLEKKCSTDDPFAGYDGAFKCMSEDAGDVAFLRHDTVAQMAMNSSYMPDNYELLCPNGMRVPVTDYMTCNYGSIPANTVMTSSLKTKPEVDVYKNFLLKAAQWFGPSGQYRNQFDMFSSQPWGYFNRRNLLFTDSTQTLVDVGEKNTYYSWVDNDFYQIMEYHNACPLITARLCVISKQEKKKCEKMMMAFNAKDLRPSLDCIKGKGTDDCMKLISKGDADMVMLDPGDVYLAGKKYGLEPFVVEDYGNMNASVHVVAVARKRDHYMTLFNLKKKRACLPGIGRGDGWIIPMNIFIETEQFIPQHCTLFENLGQLFIHSCIPGAMDKDYNPNQKPVSLCEGCAAGGFRKCQRTSEDQYFSSSGAFRCLTEKGGDIAFVKHLTVRGNTDGRRQSYWARNRRSDDYELMCKDGRRTHIDDWENCHLGQIPASAMVTAKYKSEQDRTIFWQLLNYGQQFFSSDIEGDFHLFDSGTWYNDLIFSDDAVRLMRLDKSMQDYRNYLGQDFINKVENLHKYTCVPVKPSKKSSSSHTSISLLLLAAIFILQLVV